GACAAACGGTCAATACGCAATTTGGCTGACCGCTGTGAGCGAGCCTATTGGCAGCACCTCGAATTCAGTTTCCATCCACTGATGAAAGCTTTTGCCGCGCTGGATCCCAATGCGCCTGACGATCCGTCACTCATCGCAACGACCGCCAGGGATTGGCGCAAGTCGATACGCAGACTTGCCATCGAGCAGTTCGAAGTACTCGCAGAAGACATGGACGCGGATAGTGATGCCCTCGAACGTCGGGTTCGCGCACGAACCCGGCTCAACAATAACTTCAGGAAGGTGCTCTTATGACAACAAGCGAAAAGACCCCCGAAGGAGAATTCATCGAACGTATCGAGAGGCTCGACACCGGTGAACTTGCAATGCTGCGGCGCGGATGCGGTGAACGGGATCCCGTCGAGGGGCGGTGCCCGTGGCTGGTCGGTCTCATTCACGGCGTTGCCAGCGAAGCTACCTCGTTTCTTGTCGCTAGCCTGCTTGCTCAATACAAAACCGCCGACATCAAAACCGGTCATCACTGCATCAAAGGTAACTTCGGCCTGACTTGGAAACGTGCCATTGCTGGAACCGATAGTAAGTCCATCGAACGACGGTTCCACATCCTTCTCGACGCCGATTACGACCCTTGGACCGGCGACGGTGACCTGCCCTACAGACTCCGGCAGATGGTGCGTTACGCGGCGAACAAGGCCCAGACCCACGGAGTTGACTGGCCAATGCTGCTCACCGACCTCAAGTTTTGGAATCATCCAGAGAAGCGCGTTCAAAAAAGATGGGCTCGCAGTTTCTTTGGCAATGAGCGTCCCGAGGACGCCATAATAACATCAGAATAAAAGGAGTAATCGCCATGCTCATAGAAGTCCACATGCTGCAAAACCACGCCCCGAGTAATCTCAACCGAGACGACACAGGAAGC
This window of the Deltaproteobacteria bacterium genome carries:
- the casB gene encoding type I-E CRISPR-associated protein Cse2/CasB; this translates as MTTSEKTPEGEFIERIERLDTGELAMLRRGCGERDPVEGRCPWLVGLIHGVASEATSFLVASLLAQYKTADIKTGHHCIKGNFGLTWKRAIAGTDSKSIERRFHILLDADYDPWTGDGDLPYRLRQMVRYAANKAQTHGVDWPMLLTDLKFWNHPEKRVQKRWARSFFGNERPEDAIITSE